A region from the Oceanidesulfovibrio marinus genome encodes:
- a CDS encoding branched-chain amino acid ABC transporter permease, which yields MQTKCGVFFESYREEARLLVGGFQKTRFAAFLLVLLASPWFLNNYHVSVLILINIAVIAAVSLNILTGACGQISLGHGAFVGVGAYAAAYFSFQGVPFLPGLLLAGIVAAVAGACFGIPSLRLKGIYLAISTLAAQLILEYVFLHWEAVTGGSNGMPVDSPSVLGFVFDTDRSMFYLTLIFAVLAVLAASNVMRTRFGRAFVAIRDHHLSAEIVGVDLFRYKLVAFALSSFMAGVAGALWAHYTMYITPEPFGITLSISYLAMIIIGGLGSVQGAVFGAIFITILPEALGYLADGLSGAFPEVSSYLLAAKEGVFGLVLVLFLIFEPEGLNHRWRLFKAYWKLYPFAH from the coding sequence ATGCAGACAAAGTGCGGAGTCTTTTTCGAGAGCTACCGAGAGGAGGCACGGCTTCTGGTGGGCGGCTTCCAGAAGACGCGGTTCGCCGCGTTCCTCCTGGTGCTGCTGGCAAGCCCGTGGTTCCTGAACAACTACCACGTCTCGGTGCTCATCCTCATCAACATCGCGGTCATCGCCGCGGTCTCCCTGAACATCCTCACCGGCGCGTGCGGGCAGATATCCCTGGGCCACGGCGCTTTTGTGGGTGTGGGCGCATACGCCGCCGCGTACTTCAGCTTCCAGGGCGTGCCGTTTTTACCGGGGCTGCTGCTGGCCGGAATCGTGGCCGCCGTGGCTGGCGCGTGCTTCGGCATCCCCTCGCTCAGGCTCAAGGGCATCTACCTGGCCATCTCCACGTTGGCTGCGCAGCTCATCCTGGAATACGTCTTTCTGCACTGGGAGGCGGTTACGGGCGGCTCCAACGGCATGCCCGTGGACTCCCCATCCGTGCTGGGCTTTGTCTTCGATACCGACCGCTCCATGTTCTACCTTACGCTGATTTTTGCGGTCCTGGCGGTGCTGGCGGCATCCAATGTGATGCGCACGCGCTTCGGCCGGGCCTTCGTGGCCATCCGCGACCATCACCTCTCGGCCGAGATCGTGGGCGTGGACCTCTTCCGCTACAAGCTCGTGGCCTTTGCACTGTCCTCCTTCATGGCTGGCGTGGCCGGGGCGCTGTGGGCCCACTACACCATGTACATCACGCCGGAGCCCTTCGGCATCACACTGTCCATCTCCTATCTCGCCATGATCATCATCGGCGGGCTGGGCTCGGTGCAGGGCGCGGTGTTCGGCGCGATCTTCATCACCATTCTGCCGGAGGCGCTGGGCTATCTGGCGGACGGGCTGTCCGGGGCCTTCCCGGAGGTGAGCAGCTACCTGCTCGCGGCAAAGGAAGGCGTGTTCGGCCTGGTGCTCGTGCTCTTTCTGATCTTCGAGCCCGAGGGCCTGAACCACCGCTGGCGGCTCTTCAAGGCGTACTGGAAACTGTATCCCTTTGCGCACTGA
- a CDS encoding ABC transporter substrate-binding protein has translation MHSTTISRPTDVLQRAILTAALVALALFLGAATAHGETVVKIGVISDLSGPTSTVGVPYGEGVMDAVKYINESGFIPDVTIDAMQVDYAYNVQQALSAYKKFKSQGMVALQGWGSGDTEALVSFVARDEIPVISASYSAHLTDPEKAPYNFFVAADYSTQLRGALKYIKENLATTDAPKIAFIYPDNPYGLAPIAAGKEYAEELGFDIVGEENVSLKAMDATTQLLALQKAEPEFIWIGGTTPSTAVIMKDAAKLGMKATFFTDIWGADENIFKLAPEASTGNISLQTSVTYDDDSEGNTLIRKLTNDQHKMVHYIRGFASMYVMAEAIRRAAEQGDITGPAIKDALESLRDFDPLGLTPPISFFPDDHRPNMAVTLYRLEDGKFVTLGTETLERKKEWLGK, from the coding sequence ATGCATTCGACAACCATCAGCAGACCGACGGACGTTTTGCAACGCGCCATCCTCACCGCCGCGCTCGTGGCCCTCGCACTGTTTCTGGGCGCGGCCACAGCCCACGGCGAAACCGTGGTCAAGATCGGCGTCATCTCCGATCTGTCCGGCCCCACATCCACGGTGGGCGTGCCCTACGGCGAGGGCGTGATGGACGCGGTGAAGTATATCAACGAGTCCGGCTTCATCCCGGACGTGACCATCGACGCCATGCAGGTGGACTACGCCTACAATGTGCAGCAGGCGCTCTCGGCCTACAAGAAGTTCAAGAGCCAGGGCATGGTGGCGTTGCAGGGCTGGGGCTCCGGCGATACCGAGGCGCTGGTCAGCTTTGTGGCGCGCGACGAGATCCCGGTGATCTCGGCCTCGTACTCCGCGCACCTCACCGATCCGGAAAAAGCGCCGTACAACTTCTTCGTGGCTGCGGACTACTCCACGCAGCTGCGCGGCGCGCTTAAGTATATCAAAGAAAACCTGGCCACAACCGACGCGCCCAAAATCGCCTTCATCTACCCGGACAACCCGTACGGCCTCGCTCCCATCGCGGCGGGCAAGGAGTACGCCGAGGAGCTCGGCTTCGACATCGTGGGCGAGGAGAATGTGAGCCTCAAGGCCATGGACGCCACCACCCAACTGCTGGCCCTGCAAAAGGCGGAGCCCGAGTTCATCTGGATCGGCGGCACCACGCCCTCCACGGCAGTGATCATGAAGGACGCGGCAAAGCTGGGCATGAAGGCCACCTTCTTTACCGATATCTGGGGCGCGGACGAGAACATCTTCAAGCTCGCGCCCGAGGCCTCCACCGGCAACATCAGCCTGCAGACCTCCGTGACCTATGACGACGACTCCGAAGGCAACACGCTCATCCGGAAGCTCACCAACGATCAGCACAAGATGGTTCACTACATCCGCGGTTTCGCCTCCATGTACGTCATGGCCGAGGCCATCCGCCGGGCGGCGGAGCAGGGCGACATCACCGGTCCGGCCATCAAGGATGCGCTGGAGAGCCTGCGCGACTTCGATCCCCTGGGCCTTACCCCGCCCATCAGCTTCTTCCCGGACGACCACCGGCCGAACATGGCGGTCACGCTGTACCGCCTGGAGGACGGCAAGTTCGTCACCCTGGGCACCGAGACCCTGGAGCGCAAGAAGGAATGGCTGGGCAAGTAG
- a CDS encoding ABC transporter ATP-binding protein, whose product MSLLTVENLEVVYNDVVLVLKGLSLQAAEGEITALLGANGAGKSTTLKAISGLLHNEDGEVTEGAVVFQGAKIHHKAPEKIVRQGVFQVMEGRRVFEDLSVEENLRCGAFTRPRGEFSESLETVYHYFPRLKERRKQLAGYMSGGEQQMLAIGRAIMARPTLLLLDEPSLGLAPLLVEEIFEIILRLNAEQKVSILLVEQNARAALNIASRGYIMENGRIVLEGESRALLNNPDVQEFYLGLSHAGEKRSYRDVKHYRRRKRWLG is encoded by the coding sequence GTGTCCCTGCTCACCGTGGAAAACCTCGAGGTCGTGTACAACGACGTGGTCCTCGTGCTCAAAGGCTTGTCCCTGCAGGCTGCCGAGGGCGAGATAACCGCGCTGCTCGGCGCCAACGGCGCGGGCAAGTCCACCACGCTCAAGGCCATCTCCGGCCTGCTGCACAATGAGGACGGCGAGGTGACCGAAGGCGCCGTGGTCTTCCAGGGCGCGAAGATCCACCACAAGGCCCCGGAAAAGATCGTGCGCCAGGGCGTTTTCCAGGTCATGGAGGGCCGGCGCGTGTTCGAGGACCTGAGCGTGGAGGAGAATCTGCGCTGCGGCGCGTTCACCCGGCCGCGCGGCGAGTTTTCAGAGAGCCTGGAGACCGTCTATCACTACTTCCCCAGGCTGAAGGAGCGGCGCAAGCAGCTGGCCGGCTACATGTCCGGCGGCGAGCAGCAGATGCTGGCCATCGGCCGCGCGATCATGGCCCGGCCCACGCTCCTGTTGCTGGACGAACCCTCGCTGGGGCTGGCGCCCCTGCTGGTGGAGGAGATTTTCGAGATCATCCTCCGGCTCAACGCCGAGCAGAAGGTCTCCATTCTGCTGGTGGAGCAAAACGCACGGGCGGCCTTGAACATCGCCTCCAGGGGCTATATCATGGAGAACGGCCGCATCGTTCTGGAGGGCGAATCCAGGGCGCTGCTGAACAACCCGGACGTCCAGGAGTTCTACCTGGGCCTGTCCCACGCCGGGGAGAAGCGCAGCTACCGCGACGTGAAACACTACCGCCGCCGCAAGCGCTGGCTCGGCTAA
- a CDS encoding tetratricopeptide repeat protein: protein MDDNDLKPGGAGKESGTLKGIYSTKEKATLGVGMTSRVTHRKRYWAVWEPEPGDDAFLVQSLNQNLIPTGSKRRVTAMEFKERFRLEPDFFVDVNAEHVRHLWELQKKEPAKAEPEPDRGAEDNRRTIFDREDRRRPPRKEEPPRKMEPEEPPRRKEREEPARKERFEEPLLEDIGEPTPQPLTRDQMRAIEAERNARAGFGLGMSHLKRGNMDKAHELLRRVAVEEGDYVPEHKHMFNEFGVGLRKNQMLDLALLHMRRALSLAPHDEHIYHNMARLYYEKGDKDMARKHLEKSLQINPDFKESRQFLDYLDKHPARRKKKLRFKI from the coding sequence GTGGATGACAACGACCTCAAGCCCGGTGGCGCTGGGAAAGAATCCGGCACACTCAAGGGCATCTACTCCACAAAGGAGAAGGCCACCCTCGGCGTGGGCATGACCAGCCGCGTCACCCACCGCAAGCGCTACTGGGCCGTGTGGGAACCGGAGCCCGGCGACGACGCCTTTCTCGTCCAGTCCCTCAACCAGAATCTCATTCCCACCGGCTCCAAGCGCCGGGTCACGGCCATGGAGTTCAAGGAGCGGTTCCGCCTGGAGCCCGACTTCTTCGTGGACGTCAACGCGGAGCACGTCCGCCATCTCTGGGAGCTGCAGAAGAAGGAGCCCGCAAAGGCGGAGCCGGAACCGGACCGCGGCGCGGAAGACAACCGCCGGACCATCTTCGACCGTGAGGACAGGCGTCGGCCCCCGCGTAAGGAAGAGCCCCCGCGTAAGATGGAGCCAGAGGAACCCCCGCGCAGAAAGGAACGCGAGGAGCCGGCCCGGAAAGAGCGGTTCGAGGAGCCTTTGCTGGAGGACATCGGCGAGCCGACCCCCCAGCCCCTGACCCGGGACCAGATGCGCGCCATCGAGGCGGAGCGCAACGCCCGCGCCGGTTTCGGCCTGGGCATGAGCCACCTCAAGCGCGGCAACATGGACAAGGCCCACGAGCTTCTCCGCCGCGTAGCTGTGGAGGAAGGCGACTACGTGCCCGAGCACAAGCACATGTTCAACGAGTTCGGGGTGGGCCTGCGCAAGAACCAGATGCTCGACCTCGCGCTGTTGCACATGCGCCGCGCCCTGTCCCTGGCGCCGCATGACGAGCACATCTACCACAACATGGCCCGGCTCTATTACGAGAAGGGTGACAAGGACATGGCCCGCAAGCATCTGGAAAAATCCCTGCAGATCAATCCGGACTTCAAGGAATCCAGGCAGTTTCTCGACTATCTCGACAAGCACCCGGCCCGGCGGAAGAAAAAGCTCCGCTTCAAGATCTGA
- a CDS encoding PHP domain-containing protein yields the protein MRIDCHTHTRRYSSCSSLEPEELCQLALHQNLDAIVITEHHVQWQPSEISDLAGQFPQLRIYAGMEVTLREGYDVVMIGKELRDVGRRLISIAELTTALEDRRDEVFLFIAHPFRFSKRYGSRIQHVLDAVDGIEMNSVNILRAQHRRIGRRYTPDDDALYLQANRGRDLTRLYNTDAHTPNAVGTIMNEFEAPPPEDETALARLLASHQPCEMQDPELLKLCLDGYSY from the coding sequence ATGCGCATCGACTGCCATACGCACACCAGACGATACTCCAGCTGCTCCTCCCTCGAACCGGAGGAACTCTGCCAGCTCGCCCTGCACCAGAACCTGGACGCCATTGTCATCACCGAGCACCACGTCCAGTGGCAACCGTCCGAGATTTCCGATCTGGCGGGCCAGTTCCCGCAGCTGCGAATCTACGCCGGCATGGAGGTCACCCTACGCGAGGGATATGACGTTGTCATGATAGGCAAGGAGCTGCGCGACGTGGGCAGGCGACTCATCTCCATTGCCGAGCTGACCACCGCCCTGGAGGACCGCCGCGACGAGGTCTTTCTCTTCATCGCCCACCCCTTCCGCTTCTCCAAGCGGTACGGCTCCAGGATTCAGCACGTGCTGGACGCCGTGGACGGCATCGAGATGAACTCCGTGAACATCCTGCGGGCGCAGCACCGCCGCATCGGCAGGCGCTACACCCCGGACGACGATGCCCTGTACCTGCAGGCCAACAGAGGCCGGGACCTTACGCGGCTGTACAACACCGACGCGCACACCCCGAATGCCGTGGGCACGATCATGAACGAGTTCGAAGCGCCGCCGCCCGAAGACGAAACGGCTCTGGCGCGGCTGCTTGCCTCGCACCAGCCGTGCGAGATGCAAGACCCGGAGCTGCTCAAGCTCTGCCTGGACGGCTACTCGTACTGA
- a CDS encoding AMIN domain-containing protein — protein MNPKITYVLLGIIFVVMALIIVSQVVTREPAMEPEIVAPATETAPPANQEQAAPEQGATERQPMQAKQEEPQAPEQEAAAPSMQTPPGEQPAAVPFREQPAPLVAGQNGSDAGNMTGRMPVKTPAPEATAPEQAPAAVETATTPAPVEQTKQTAKAGTNGSLAEAAKEMSQPAPGYKPIQAKDLKHENTLRLVSATAKDGGVVITFKADKPIGRYKYFTLTEPSRLVVDLIGEWEQKSPGVKVPQNELLSRVRFGRHDNKLRIVADLSTTEYAEPVVKQEPDTQLVITLTKK, from the coding sequence ATGAATCCGAAGATAACCTACGTCTTGCTCGGGATCATCTTCGTAGTCATGGCGCTCATCATAGTCAGCCAGGTTGTTACGAGAGAGCCTGCCATGGAGCCGGAGATTGTCGCCCCGGCCACGGAAACGGCCCCGCCGGCCAACCAGGAGCAGGCGGCTCCGGAACAGGGCGCGACCGAGCGGCAACCCATGCAGGCAAAGCAGGAAGAGCCCCAGGCCCCTGAGCAGGAGGCCGCCGCCCCCAGCATGCAGACTCCTCCCGGCGAGCAACCCGCGGCAGTGCCGTTCCGCGAGCAGCCCGCGCCCTTGGTGGCCGGGCAGAACGGCAGCGACGCCGGCAACATGACCGGCCGCATGCCCGTCAAGACTCCTGCGCCCGAAGCGACGGCTCCGGAGCAGGCCCCGGCGGCCGTCGAGACCGCAACCACCCCGGCCCCGGTAGAGCAGACAAAGCAGACCGCGAAAGCCGGCACGAACGGGAGCCTGGCCGAAGCGGCCAAGGAAATGTCCCAGCCTGCGCCTGGCTACAAGCCAATCCAGGCCAAGGACCTGAAGCACGAGAACACGCTGCGGCTGGTGTCCGCAACGGCCAAGGACGGCGGCGTGGTCATCACCTTCAAGGCGGACAAGCCCATCGGCCGCTACAAGTACTTCACCCTGACCGAGCCCTCGCGGCTGGTTGTGGACCTGATCGGCGAGTGGGAGCAGAAGAGCCCCGGCGTGAAGGTGCCGCAGAACGAGCTGTTGAGCCGGGTGCGGTTCGGCCGGCACGACAACAAGCTGCGCATCGTGGCCGACCTTTCGACCACGGAGTACGCCGAGCCGGTGGTGAAGCAGGAGCCGGACACCCAGCTCGTGATCACCCTGACCAAGAAGTAG